Sequence from the uncultured Draconibacterium sp. genome:
CTTGCGCCCAATGTGCCGGTGGTAATGATTACCAAAAGCGAGGAGGAAAATATAATGGATGAGGCAATTGGCGCTAAAATTGCCGATTACCTGATAAAACCGGTCAATCCAAAACAGATATTGCTGACACTGAAAAAGAACATCGATCAGAAACGCCTGGTTACCGAACAAACCACATCGAAATACCAGATGCAGTTTGCCCAGATCGGGATGAAACTAAACGACCGGCTGACTTTTGATGAATGGAAGGATATTTACCGTAAGTTGGTGTACTGGGAACTGGAGTTGAGCGAGTCGGAAGATTCGGCCATGGACCAGGTTCTTTCGATGCAAAAAGAGGAGGCCAATAAGGCTTTTTTCCGGTTTATAAAAGAGAACTACCAGGATTGGTTTACCCGGGATTTTGAAGACCGCCCGATGTTGTCGCCCGATATCTTTAAACACAAGGTTTTTCCACACCTCAACGAAGGAAAAAAAACTTTTGTATTGGTGGTGGATAATTTGCGTTACGATCAGTGGCGGATATTTAGCCCCGAGATAAATAACTATTTCCGCACGGTAACGGAAGACCTGTATTGTGGAATTTTGCCTACAGCTACCATGTATGCCCGTAATGCCATGTTTGCCGGTTTAATGCCATCAGAAATTGAAAAGTTGTACCCGCAATTGTGGCTCGACGACGATAACGAAGGCTATAAAAACCGTAACGAAGAGGAACTAGTGCGTAAACAACTGGAACGTTTTTCGCGTAAAGAGAGCCTGTATTTCGAAAAAGGATCGGGAGCTAAAAAGGAGCGCTGGGTAACCGATAATCTGAATAATATTTTGAAAAGCGATCTTTCGGTGATGGTGGTGAATTTTGTGGATATGATTTCGCATGCCCGCACCGAAATGGATATGATTCGCGAGTTGGCCAACAACGAAAAAGCGTATCGTTCGCTAACCTTAAGCTGGTTTAAAAACTCGTCGTTGCTGGAGTTATTAAAGTCGCTTGCTGATGAAGACATTCGAGTGGTAATTACTACCGACCACGGTGCTATTCGTGTTGATAATGCGGTGAAAATTATTGGCGATCGCGAAACCAATACCAACCTGCGTTACAAACTGGGTAAAAATCTGAACTTCAAATCGAAGAATGTGTTTGAGATTCGCGACCCGCGGAGCATTTATCTGCCATCGCGAAATGTGAGTACCAGCTATGTTTTTGCGCAGGGAACCGACTTTTTTGCTTATCCGAATAACTACAATTATTACGCTAATTATTATAAAGATACGTTCCAGCACGGCGGTATTTCTATGGAGGAATTGATTATTCCGGTGGTTACTCTCGATCCTAAAAAGTAGTTTTAAACACGAAGCTCACTTATAGAAATCTCGAATGATGATTAACGATTTTTGATTGCAGAACCGGGAGAAAAGTAAACAGTTTTCAGTGACAGTTAACAGTTTTGCAATTTCGCTAGAGAACAATCTAGCTGCGGTCAGCAAAGGCTTAAGTTAAGAAACAATCTAATGTGACCTATGTGTCCAATATGTTTCTAATCTTTGTGCCTTAGTGTCTTTGTGTTTCAACTCGTGCTTCGTTTTACCACAAAGTCTCCTTTTTCGGCACCAACCTTTTGACCTATAACAGGGCATTTTATCATCAGCAGGTAAAACAGGCGCGGATCGTTTTCATCCATCAATCCTTCAAAATTTCCCATACCTTTTGAAATGATGAGGTCGGCCGAGCGATAGATTTCCAGAAACTCTTTGCTTACCCGGTGCAGCAAGGTTGACGGCGTATTATCGCCATTTGTGATTAACGAAGCAACTTCGTGCAGACCTACTTCATGGGCTTCTTTTAAGGTAGCATCGTTTAAAACGGGCTGGCCGCGAACGGCAAATATTACATTCGCGTGCCCGATGGTTTCCAGGAAGAGTTTGTCCATTACAATTTCGCCGCAGTTATCGCCGAGGTACAAAATGGTTTTAGCTTTTTTTATTTCGGCTTTTAAAGCTTCCGAATCATCAATGGCAAAATGGGTTTGAAAGACCTTATCAATTGTTTCATCTACATCAAAATGATGCGTTGGGCCAAAATCGATAATGTTTCCGGCAATGGCGTAACGCAATGCAGTGTCAAATTTATCAACGGACGTTTCTACCTTTGTTCTGAATTCGCTGTAACGACTCAACAATGCCTGGTTGCTTTCTTCTTTTTCAGCGCTATACGGATCTTTTATATCCGATTCTTTCGCCAGTTCCCTTAAAATATTGCTGGTAATTTCGGGCGAAAAACTTTTGTCGAGGTCAATGCCGGCAATGGTTGAAATGGCCTGACTCACAATCTTATTTCGTTTTTCCTCTGCAATTTCGTATTTGTCCATACGTTTTTGCAGTGCTTTTACCTGGCAGATTAGGCATTCGTAGTTCATGCTAAAAAAGTTTGAAGCCGGAAGTCAGAAGACAGAAGTTCTGGTTCCGAATTTTTTGGTAAAAGTAAAAGAAGTTTTTGTTTTGCAATATGAACTAATGATTATTAAGAGTTGCAGTATAGTGTATTTTACACTACTGCCCCTTCTTCATTTGCGCATAAAGTTTATTGGCAAAAATAAAATCATCCAGTTTTTGGTTCCCCGAATCCAGGATTTCGTTTTTGGTGCCTTCCCATTCCTTTTCGCCATGCGAAATAAACAGCACCGACTCGCCAATTTCTATCACCGAGTTCATGTCGTGTGTGTTAATAATGGTGGTCATCTGAAATTCTTTGGTAAGTGTTTGAATGAGTTGATCGATAACCGTTGCTGTTTCGGGATCGAGGCCCGAGTTGGGTTCGTCGCAAAACAGGTACTTCGGATTCAACGCAATGGCGCGCGCAATGGCAACACGTTTTTGCATTCCGCCGCTTATTTCGCTGGGCGAGAGTTTAAAAGCCTGCTGGTCGATATTTACGTGATCAAGGCAAAATTCAACACGCTTTTGTTTTTCGGCTGAGCTCATTTCGGTAAACATATCGAGCGGAAAGCGCACATTGCCTTCAACAGAAATGCTATCAAACAAGGCTCCGCCCTGAAAAACCATTCCCACTTCGCGGCGCAGAATTTTTCGTTCCTTTTGATTCATCAGGGTGAAATTGCGGTCGTTGTACCAGATCTCTCCACTGTCAACCTCAAAAAGTCCCAGTGTGGATTTTAGCAAAACCGTTTTCCCCGAACCGCTTCGGCCAATAATCAGGTTGGTTTTTCCCTGCTCAAATACGGTTGAAATGCTTTTCAGAACCGTATTCCCGTCAAAGGTTTTTACTATGTTTTTAAGTGTAATCATGTTAATAGCAGGCGGGTTAATATTAAGTCGAAAAACAGGATGAGAATATTGGTATTTACTACAGCTTTTGTACTGGCTTTACCTACCTCGAGTGCGCCGCCCTGCACGTAATAACCAAAATAGGCCGGCACCGAAGCCACCAGAAATCCGAAAAACAGTGATTTTATTATCGAGAAAGTAATGTAATAAGGGTAAAACAACCACTGGATACCGGCAATATAATCCGGAATAGATATTACCCCTGCAATTGGCCCTGTTACCATACCGCCCAGCAAACCAAAAAATACACTGATGATATACAAAAACGGAAAGACAAAAACCACTGCAATAATCTTTGGAAGAATAAGGTAGCTTGCCGAGTTGACGCCCATAATTTCCAGTGAATCAATTTGCTCGGTAACACGCATGGTGCCTATTTCGGATGTAATATTTGAACCCACTTTTCCGGCCATAATCAGCGCCAGCATGGTTGACGAGAATTCGAGCAAAAGTGTATCGCGTGTACCCAAACCTACCAGTTCAACAGGGTAAAGTGGGTTTGCCATACTATAGGCGAACTGGATGGTCATAATTCCGCCAATAAAAATCGAAATGATAATTACGATTCCCACTGAGTTTACGCCCAGGTTATCGATCTCGTGAAAAAGTTGCCTGAAATACAGCTTGTGTTTCTCGGGTCGTGCAAAAACCCGTTTCAGCATTGCAAAATAACGGCCTATATGAAAGAAAAACCCCATTGTTTTAAGTTTCTTGCTAATGTAATCGGCTAAAATTACAACTTAATAACCGGAAACAAAATTTTTATGAATTTGAATCGGGCTAAGGCAAGAATAACAAAATAATTCTGTATTTTCAAAGTTACAATCTCAGGGAAGATTGATATTAAGAACAAAACACAGACAGATGGCTAACAATTTTTGTGTGATAATGGCAGGTGGTGTAGGAAGTCGTTTTTGGCCACTTAGCCGCACAGCACGCCCAAAACAATTTTTAGATATACTAGGAACAGGGAAAACATTTATTCAACAGGCATACGAGCGGTTTCAGGAGATTGTACCCAAAGAGAATTTTATTGTTGTTACAAACGCATTGTATAAAGATCTGGTAAAATCGCAGCTTCCGGAGCTTCACGATGAACAGATCCTGCTGGAACCCCTGCGACGCAATACCGCACCATGTTTGGCTTATGCAGCCAATAAAATTGCGCTCATCGATCCGGAGGCCAATATCATAGTAACACCATCCGATCATTTGATTTTGAAAGAGGAGGAGTTTAAAAGGCAAGTCCGAAACGGGCTTGAGTTCGTATCTGAAAAGCCAGCTTTGCTAACACTGGGTATTAAGCCAAACCGCCCCGAAACAGGTTATGGTTATATTCAGGTGAAACGAAAAAAGGAGTTTAATGATCTGGACAACCTTTATAAAGTAAAAACCTTCACGGAAAAGCCCAACGAAGAAATGGCGAAGATTTTTATCGAAAGTGGAGAGTTTTACTGGAACTCGGGAATTTTTATTTCGTCGTTATCTACCATGCTCGAGTCGCTGCAGCAGCATTTAACCGAAATTGCCCTGAAATTTGAACATGGCCGCAGCAAAATGAACACATCGAGTGAGGAACCTTTTATACGGAAAACATACTCCGAGTGTCAGGCTATATCAATTGATTATGGTATTATGGAAAAGGCAAAAAATGTGTATGTGTTAACAGCCGATTTTGGATGGAGCGACCTGGGAACCTGGAGTTCGTTATACGAAAACAAAGAAAAAGATGAAGAGGGCAATGTAATTCGGGCAGATAATGTGATGTTGTATGATACCGAAAACTGCATTGTAGATATTTCGAAAAACAAAATGGCAGTAATTCAAGGACTTGATGGTTTTATTATTGCCGAGCGAAACGATACTTTAATGATTTGCCGGCGCGAAGATGAAGATCAGATAAAGAAGTTTGTTACCGATGTACGAATTCAGAAGGGCGATTCGCTGGTATAACATTATAAATTAACGACACGCAGATAATCCAGATCGAAGGGGACTAATAGGATCTGGTCGGGGATAATTAGTGTAATTCGAAGGAAATTTATTGCGATAAAAAAACGGGTAGCCATTTTTGACTACCCGTTTTCTGTTAAAAGCACCGGTTTATTCCGATACTTCCGGTTTTTTCGGCATATTGTCTTCCGGCAAATTACCGGTCCATTTTTTTATACTGTAGTTAATCCGGATGGTAATCATATACATCACCGGAGAAATTAACAGCGTTAAGAAAGTGGCAAAGGTAAGACCAAATATTACAGTCCACGACATTGGCCCCCAGAACGCTACACTTTCGCCACCAACCGATATCTGCGGATCGAAGCGCGAGTACAGCGTAAAGAAGTTAAAGTTTAAGCCAACGGCCAGCGGCAGCAAACCTAACACTGTAGTAATTGCTGTTAGCAATACAGGGCGTAAACGGGTTTTCCCGGCTTCTACCAGCGCATCAATCTGAACCTGTTTTGGTAAGAAAGCTTTTTCTGAATAGCCGAGTTCTTCACGTTTGCGCTGCCGGGTCAGGTCAATGTAGTCGATTAGTACAATACCGTTGTTTACCACAATCCCCGCCAGCGAAATAATTCCAATACCCGTCATAATTACTACAAACTCCATCTGAAAGATTCCCAATCCAAGGAATACACCAATGGTGCTGAACAAAACGGTGGCAATAATAATTGCCGGGCGGATAAAGGAGTTAAACTGTGTAACCATAATAATCATAATCATGGCCACGGCGATAATCAATGCATAAATCAGGAACTCCATACTTTCGGCCTGTTCTTTTTGCTCGCCCGAAAACTCGTAGGTATAACCCTCAGGCATTTCATAATCTTCAAGAAGCTGTTCAATACGACTGTTAATTTCGTTGGCATTATAGCCTTCCATAACCCCCGATGTAATGGAAATTACACGTTTGTTGTCAATCCTGCTGATTTTATCATACGAAGTGGAATACTTGAACGATGCTACCGACGAAATAGGAATTTTGCTATCGTTAACCGGAATTTTCTGGTTCATTAAAGTAGAAACATCGTTGCGGTATTTTTCATCCAATCGAACAAAAATATCGTATTCATCCTCGCCATCTTTAAACTGACTGGCTTCGTAACCATAAATCGAATTCCGGAATGCCATAGCAATTTGTTGGGTCGAAAGCTCGTATAAACGTGCCTGTTCGCGATCAACCTGAATAAGCATCTCGGGTTGGTTGGTGTTAATATTGAGTTGCAATTCGTCAATTCCCGGAATATTGTCTTCTTCAATAATTCGCATAAAATCGTCAGTGATATGGATAAGCTGATCGAACTCATCGCCTGACACATCAATACTAACCGGATCTCCTGTTGGCGGTCCCTGATCATCCTTTTCTACGAAAATTTTTGCACCAACAAAGCCGTCAAGATTTTTGGCAATATCCTGCATAACAATCGCTGTGTTGATGCCATCGCGCAGTTTGTATTCAACAAACGATACAGAAGTGAGCGATTTATTCGGGCTTTCCTCATTATTCGAGAACATGCCACCACTCATACCAACACCAACATTGGTAGTAACCGATTTCACAATGTGATTAACCGGTTTAATCGTTTCTTTTATAATATTTTCCACCTCGCGCGAAACTTCATCGGTTCTTTCAATCGAAGTTCCCAGCGGCAATTCTGTGGTAACAAAAATGGTTGTTGGATCGGTACTCGGAAAGGTAACCACTTTGGGATTGCTTACGAAGAAATAAAAATAGATAGAAAATATTAGCAATAAAGTAGTTCCGCCAAAGTAAATGTAAGGCCATGGTCCGGTTAATGCATGCCTCAATTGATTGGTATACATTTTCTCGAGCCAAACCAGAAACTTAGTTTGAAACCAGCGTGCCACCGGTCTTAACACAAACAAATTGGCTATCATTAAAAAGGCTACGGTTGCCAATAGATTTCCCAATAAGAAAATTTTGGCCACGTAAAACAAGACGGAGATACCGGCAAATATTGCAGCATTTCGCAACACTTTTTTCACATTGGCTTTCCGGTTTATATCATCCACTTTCATAAAGGATGAAATAAACGCCGGATTAATTATAAGTGCCACAAACAGGGATGAGGCTAGTACCACGATTAATGTTTGCGGTAATATTTTCATAAACTCACCAATAATACCTTCCCACGCCAGTAGCGGGAAGAAAGCGGCAAGTGTAGTTAATGTTGACGAAATGATGGGGAAGGCAATTTCGCTTACCCCTTGTTTGGTGGCTTTTTGTAAGGGATTTCCCTCGCTTAGGAGTCGGTATACATTTTCAACCACAACAATGGCATTGTCTACCAGCATACCCAGTGCAAGTATCAGTCCGTAAAGCACCATGGAGTTTAAGGTAATTCCGCTTTGCTGCAGAATAACAAACGACAGGAACATGGACAATGGAATGGCCAAACCGGCAAAAAGTGCGTTACGGAAACCCAGGAACAGGAATAGTATAAAAGTTACCAGGATCATTCCCAGAATAATACTGTTTTCGAGGTTCGAAATGGTATCTTCAATGTATACGGTCATGTCGTCGGTAACAACTACATCAAGGTCTTTGGGAATTTGGCCACGTGCTTTTAGCTGGTCAATTGCATTGATAACATTTTGCGAAGCAGCAAGGATGTTCTCTCCCGATTTTTTGGTAACCGACAAGGTAAGTACCGGTTGGTCGTTCAGGCGGGCAATCGTTGCCTGTTCTTTATAGCCGTCAACTACGGTTGCCACGTCGCGGATATAGACCGGTTTGCCCATGTTTACCTTAATAATGGTATTGGCAATTTGATCGATACTTGTATAATTGGCATCGGTACGAATGGTACGGCGGGTTTGGTCGGCAGTAAACTGTCCGGCTCCCATGCTGATGTTTTCCAACTGAATGGCGAAAGCCACATCTTCAAAAGTTAGCCCAACAGCATCGAGTTTATATGGATCGATGTTAATCTGGATTTCGCGTTCTTCAATACCCCGAATGTTGGCTTCTGATATTTCCTTGAAGCCTTCAAATTCGTCCTGCATTATCTCTGCATACTTTTTCAGGTCGCGCATGTTGTATTCGCCCGAAACGTTTACATTCATAATCGGATATTCCGAAAGATCGAAATCGGTTACATACGGATCGCTGGGCAAGTCGCCGGGTAGCTCCGATTTTGCCTGGTCAACACGGTCTTTAGTATCCTGAAGCGCCTGTTTTATGGTAACAGTAGTGTTAAACTCAACAATAATGGTACTTACATCCTGGTACGATGCCGACGTAACTTCTTTCACGCCTTTCAGCCCTTTCAATTCTTTTTCAATGGGGCGCGTACACAGGTTTTCAATATCAACCGGCGAGTTTCCGGGATACAATGTTTGAATAAAAATATACGGAACAACAATCTCGGGCATGGCCTCGCGGGGCATTTGCTGATACGAGAAGATTCCGAATAAAACCAACAGTGCCGTAAAAATGTATACCGTGGTTTTATTCTTTAGCGCAAGAAACGTTGGTTTAAACTTGCGTGTTATTTCAGATTTATGTTTTTCAGTTTCTTTCTCCATTTTGAAGAATTTTTAGGTAGTGGTTTAATTGATCTTCACAACAGTTCCGTTAACAACCTGGTTGTAACCTTCGGAAATAACCTGAGTTCCGGCTGTTAGACCTTCAGTAATCTCGGTCATGTTGTTATTGCTAACGCCCAGTGTTACGTAAACTTTTTTAGCGACATTTTTCCCGCCGGCCTTTTCAACAATATACAGGTAGTGTCCTTTAAAATCTTCCTTAACGTAAAGCGAAGGCACTACAATGGCTGAATTGTTTACGTAATCGCGCATGGATAGAACCGAAACCAGGTTTGGTTTTATCTGGTTCGATTTGTTACCAATATTAATACGAACGCGGAACGTGCGGTTATTCGGATCGATGGTATTACCGATTTGGTTAATTTTTGCATCAACGGTTTTGTCCAGAGCCGGAAAACGAATTTCAACATCGTCGCCTTTGTGAACTTTGGTGATGTACGACTCGGAGATGTCGCCATAAATTTTAATGTTACTGGTATTAATAACCTTGGCAAAAGGAGACTGCGGACTTCCAATGTTCCCTTTTTCCTGGTATACAATATCGACTATCCCGTTTATTGGAGACTTTACCTCAGACATTTCAATCTGGGTTTTCAGGCTGTTAATCCTTTTCTCCAGACCTTCTTTATTGTTCTTGGCTTGCAGATACTCCATTTCAGAACCTATATTCTGATCCCACAGATTTTTTTGGCGCTCATAATTTGTTACGGCCAAATCCAGTTGTACCTGTAGCTCTTCAATCGAACGTTCCAGTACGTCGGTATTCAGGCGGGCCAAAACCTGCCCCTTATTTACATGTTCTCCTTCAGTTACCAGAACTTCTTTAATAATACCTGCCGATTCAGGGCTTACATCCACATCCTGCTCGGCTTCAACTTTTCCGGTTACCTCAATAAAGTGCTCAAATTTTTGGTTCTCCAGAAGTGTGGTTTTTATATTTACCAGTTCTTCTTTTTCGTTTGAACTCAATTCCATCTCAAGCGTATGAATTTGCTGTTCAAGCGTGTGAACCTGCTGCTTTAATTCCTGCAATTGTTTTCGCTTGGCGGCTTCGTCGGGAATGTTTGTATTTCCGCATGCGGAAACTATAAGTGCGGTTGTTAAAATGAATAAAATCTTTTTCATCGTATATAATTTTTTTGTTTTCGTTTATAATGCGCCGGCGGCTTTTTTAAGATTTAAATCGGCTTGTAGTAACGACAAGGTTGAAGTTACCAATTGTTGCCAGGTGGTTATGTACTGGCTTTCCTGTTGCGATAGTTCAGCACTTCCTACCATTCCGTTATTGAATTTAATATGGGTTTTATCCAAAATACTTTGTGCCAGATCGAGATTTTCGCGTGTGTTAATAAACTGTTCGCGAGCGGTTTCCATTTGTGCCGATGCCGTCAAATAATCTTTCTGAAGTGTGATCTCGGCAAAGCGCATATCGTTTTGAGCTTTGTCGAGTTCGATACGAGCCATTTGCACTTTCGCACGTTTGTTACCTGAATTGAAAATCGGGATGGAAGCCTGAAATCCAACCAGCGATGATGGGAACCACGCTTCCTGAAGCAGGTTGGCTTTGTTACCGTATGAGGTTTTGCTGTAGCTGTAGAACGCATCAAAACGAGGTAAATAAGCCACTTTTTCCAATCGGTACAATTTCTCCGAAACTTCAAAATTCGACTGGGCCAGACGATAATCTATATGATTGATCAAATCCAGGTCGATGGTATTCATCTCCTGTACCAATGGCGAAACAAAAACTTCAATTTCGTCGGTAAGTTCAATCTCCTGGCTGATGTTGTAACCCATGGTGTATTTCAAAACGGTTTTGGCAATTTTTAATTCTCTTTCCGAGCGAAGTACCTCGTTTTCAGCATTTTTAAGCAATATTCTCAACTGGTCAACATCCTGCTGCTCGCGAAATCCATTTTCGTAATAAACCTTTGTTTCTTCGTATAAATCAGTGGTGTTTTTAAGGTTTTCGAGCATAACCTCGCGGTAACGTTCGCTAATTAATACGGTATAGTAGGCTTGTGCTACAGCATTACGAATGTCAATCTCAGTCTTTTCGTTGGCTTGTTTGGCCAGGTTTAAATACAGTTCGGCCGAGCTAACTCCAACAATCCACGCACCATCAAAGATTTTTTGCGATACACTGAATCCGAAATCGGCACTGTAATCCTGACCAAATTTTACAGGAATATATGTACCCGGTTCTCCGCCAAAAAATTCTCCGGGAATAAGTGAAACCGGAAGATTGAGAAACCAACTGTAATTCGCTGTTCCCGATACTTGTGGTAATCCGGTTGTAATGGTTTCCCAAACTTGTTTCTGGGCAACGGTTATATCTTGTTTCGTATTAAACAAAACATACGAGTTTTGCATGGCATATTGTGTGGCCTGGTCGAGCGAAAACCCGGTGTTTTCTTCCTCCTGAGCTTTCAGCGACAGTCCCACAACTGACAAAAATAAAAACAAGATTAATTGTTTAATTTGTTTCTTCATACTGAACTTTATTTAGCTGTTTTTTATAATATTTTATTCCTTTTTCGGTGCAAATAGCATTCATATGATAGTCCATCATGCTATCGAAGAATGCCAGCGAGTTTACTTCGTACTCTTCAAAAATTCCATAATCCGGATTCATCGTATACAACATTCTTCCCACCTGCAGTTTGGCAATCAGGTACGGATCAAGATCGGTGCGATACAGGTTTTGCGACATTCCCAGTTTCAGGTTATCGATGGTATTGGTAAATATGCGTTCGCGTTTTACCTCGTTAATCTTTTTGTACAGTTCGGGATAATACTTTTTCAGGTCCTTCTCAATGCCGTTGTTATAGAACTTATAAATAAAAGCCACATGTTTGCGAATCCGAAGAATACTGTCGATAGCATTATTGTCATCCAACACCTTAAATGTTTTACCACTTTCGTCGATAAAGAACTCGATAACCTGATTGACGAGGTCTTCTTTATCGGTAAAATATTGGTAAAGCGTTTTTTTTGATATGCTGAATTCGGCTGCCACGGTGTCCATGGTAACCGCACGTATGCCTTTCTTAAAATAAAGATGGCCTACGTTTTCTATGATGTATTTTTTCTTTTCTTCCACGCGGCAAAAATATGCTTATTTTCTTAGGAAACTTTAGCAGTGTAAAAAGTTTTTACATGACTGTGTGTTTAAACTTCCCGATTGTATAGACTTTTAAATAGTAAAATAGTTACATAAAACTATTTCATATCGAAAAGTTTCCGTTGTTTTAATCGGTAAGTGGCGAATATTTACCAATAAACGCCGATTATACTATTGTGGAAAGAGAAAGGTTTTGGCGATGATAAGATCCTGAGGCCAGGTTATTTTTATGTTTTCGCGATTGCCATTAACAAGATGAATTTTATGTCCTGCATTTTCAAGAACAGAAGCATCGTCGGTAAAATTTTCGTGCTGAGCTTTTTGGTAGGCTTCTTTTATGGTTTGTACATCAAAAGTTTGCGGGGTTTGTACCAAAAAGTAGTTACTTCGGTCGACCGCTTTATTGCCGTGTTCATCGGAATAACGAATCGACTCTGCCGAAGGAACCACCGGCAAGGCGTTGCCCGATTTTTTGGCTTCCGAAAAACAGTGTTCGATGGTGTCCCGGGCAACCAGTGGACGAACGCCATCGTGGATAAAAACAATGCCGTTATCATCGATTTGTGCGAGCCCGTTTTTTACGGATTGAAAGCGGTTTTCGCCACCAAAAGCAAGTTTATACGATTGTGTGAAAGTATGTACTTTGCAAAGTTTCTTCCAGTGTTCAAGCTGTGTCTCGGGTAAAACCAGCACAAATTCAATGTTGGGATCAAAACGTAAAAAGGCTTCGAAAGTGTACATTAAAACAGGCTTCCCCTCAATTTCAAGAAATTGTTTTGGAACGGAAGCCCCCATTCGGTTTCCGCTGCCACCTGCAACAATTAAAGCAAACTTTTTTAGCATCAATTCTGTTTTTTGTTTACATTGAAATTTAACCTGATTAATTCATAAAAATGAATTAATCATCCGAAGGACTGACGAAATAATTGAAATACAATTATTAGTCAGGGTTAACCTTGACATTGAAAATCTTTAGCTTGATTCATTTAAAACGTATATCTTGTAGATTTTCAATCGTCAACACGTTGTGTAAAAAATATTATAATATTTTCAGGTTAAAAATAGTGCAAAATATTCTACTATGGAGAAAGTTCTTGGATTTTTGAAAGAGTTGACAGAAAACAACAATCGCGAATGGTTTAATGATAACCGAAAATGGTACGAAGAATGCAAAGAAAAGCTACTATTTCTTACCGATGTGCTGATTAATGAGATTGGCGAATTCGATCCGGCAGTGCGTGGATTACAACCCAAAGATTGTGTTTTTAGGATCTTCCGCGATGTTCGGTTTTCAAAAGATAAACGCCCATACAAAACCAATTTTGGCAGTTTTATTTGTAAAGGCGGCCGCAAAAGTATGAATCCGGGTTATTATTTTCATATCGAGCCTGGTGG
This genomic interval carries:
- a CDS encoding 2-C-methyl-D-erythritol 4-phosphate cytidylyltransferase, whose amino-acid sequence is MLKKFALIVAGGSGNRMGASVPKQFLEIEGKPVLMYTFEAFLRFDPNIEFVLVLPETQLEHWKKLCKVHTFTQSYKLAFGGENRFQSVKNGLAQIDDNGIVFIHDGVRPLVARDTIEHCFSEAKKSGNALPVVPSAESIRYSDEHGNKAVDRSNYFLVQTPQTFDVQTIKEAYQKAQHENFTDDASVLENAGHKIHLVNGNRENIKITWPQDLIIAKTFLFPQ